Proteins encoded together in one Triticum dicoccoides isolate Atlit2015 ecotype Zavitan chromosome 7B, WEW_v2.0, whole genome shotgun sequence window:
- the LOC119340152 gene encoding 3-ketoacyl-CoA synthase 11-like, translating to MDSPAPNAANPPAPAAEPAAQPRLLPDFLQSVRLKYVKLGYHHLISHGMYLLLSPLMALVAVQLSTVSPGDLADLWEQLRFNLVSVLVCSTLLVFLSTVYFLTRPRPVYLVDFACYKPEPERRCTRQTFMRCSEATGSFTDANLDFQRKILERSGLGEDTYLPPAVLRVPPNPCMDEARKEASTVMFGAIDQLLEKTGVRPKDIGILVVNCSLFNPTPSLSAMVVNHYRLRGNIVSYNLGGMGCSAGLLSIDLAKDLLQVHPNSYALVISMENITLNWYFGNDRSMLVSNCLFRMGGAAILLSNRRSDRRRSKYELVHTVRTHKGADDKCFGCVTQQEDEAGKVGVSLSKDLMAVAGDALKTNITTLGPLVLPLSEQLLFMATLVAKKAFKVKIKPYIPDFKLAFEHFCIHAGGRAVLDELEKNLGLTEWHMEPSRMTLYRFGNTSSSSLWYELAYSEAKGRIGRRDRVWQIAFGSGFKCNSAVWRALRTVAPEAEEKNPWADEIDRFPVEVPRVSRVGSA from the coding sequence ATGGATTCTCCAGCGCCCAATGCCGCCAacccgccggcgccggcggcggagccAGCAGCGCAGCCGCGGCTGCTGCCAGACTTCCTCCAGTCGGTGCGGCTCAAGTACGTGAAGCTGGGGTACCACCACCTCATCTCCCACGGCATGTACCTGCTGCTGTCGCCGCTCATGGCCTTGGTGGCCGTGCAGCTCTCCACCGTGTCCCCGGGCGACCTCGCCGACCTGTGGGAGCAGCTCCGGTTCAACCTCGTCTCCGTGCTCGTCTGCTCCaccctcctcgtcttcctctccacCGTCTACTTCCTCACCCGCCCCCGCCCCGTCTACCTCGTCGACTTCGCCTGCTACAAGCCGGAACCGGAGCGCCGGTGCACGCGCCAGACCTTCATGCGCTGCTCCGAGGCCACCGGCTCCTTCACCGACGCCAACCTCGACTTCCAGCGCAAGATCCTCGAGCGTTCGGGGCTGGGCGAGGACACCTATCTGCCCCCCGCCGTGCTCCGGGTGCCCCCCAACCCGTGCATGGACGAGGCGCGCAAGGAGGCGAGCACCGTCATGTTCGGCGCCATCGACCAGCTGCTGGAGAAGACCGGGGTGAGGCCCAAGGACATCGGCATCCTGGTCGTCAACTGCAGCCTGTTCAACCCGACGCCGTCGCTGTCGGCCATGGTGGTGAACCACTACAGGCTGAGGGGCAACATTGTGAGCTACAACCTGGGCGGGATGGGCTGCAGCGCCGGGCTGCTGTCCATCGACCTCGCCAAGGACCTGCTGCAGGTGCACCCCAACTCGTACGCGCTGGTCATCAGCATGGAGAACATCACCCTCAACTGGTACTTCGGGAACGACCGCTCCATGCTGGTGTCCAACTGCCTGTTCCGGATGGGCGGCGCGGCGATCCTGCTCTCCAACCGGCGGTCCGACCGGCGGCGCTCCAAGTACGAGCTGGTGCACACCGTCCGCACCCACAAGGGCGCGGACGACAAGTGCTTCGGCTGCGTGACGCAGCAGGAGGACGAGGCCGGCAAGGTGGGCGTGTCGCTCTCCAAGGACCTGATGGCGGTGGCCGGCGacgcgctcaagaccaacatcacCACCCTGGGCCCGCTGGTGCTCCCGCTGTCGGAGCAGCTGCTGTTCATGGCGACGCTGGTGGCGAAGAAGGCCTTCAAGGTGAAGATCAAGCCCTACATCCCGGACTTCAAGCTGGCGTTCGAGCACTTCTGCATCCACGCGGGCGGGCGCGCCGTGCTGGACGAGCTGGAGAAGAACCTGGGGCTGACGGAGTGGCACATGGAGCCGTCGCGGATGACGCTGTACCGGTTCGGCAACACGTCGAGCAGCTCGCTGTGGTACGAGCTGGCCTACAGCGAGGCCAAGGGCCGCATCGGGCGGCGCGACAGGGTCTGGCAGATCGCCTTCGGCTCCGGGTTCAAGTGCAACAGCGCCGTCTGGAGGGCTCTGCGCACGGTGGCGCCGGAGGCCGAGGAGAAGAACCCGTGGGCGGACGAGATCGACCGCTTCCCCGTCGAGGTTCCCAGGGTCTCCAGGGTTGGGAGCGCCTGA